Part of the Rana temporaria chromosome 11, aRanTem1.1, whole genome shotgun sequence genome, ttttccgaccgtctgtacccggcattaggctgcattcacacctgagcgttttgacgctcaaagacgctagaggggaaaaataacattattctctatggagatggttcacatctccaacgcaAAACGTCGAACACCGAaagaacgccgaacgcctgaatttcaaacaagtcccggacccttttttgacgcgcgaatcgggcggcttgggcgttttacattgatgccaatgacctgtgcaaaaccgcggggaaaaacgctgcgttttgtcgcggcaaatcgcggggaaAAACGTTGcgatttgtcgcggcaaatcgcggtaaaaaacgctgcaaatcgcctacgcataggtgtgaatgcagccttagaggttATAAAGAAAAATTGAATATTGGGCGATAGCTACCAATCAGATGCTTTATTTTTAATCCAGGTCTGAAAATTAAAAGGGCAACCAGCCCTTTTAGAAGAATGTCagtaaatgtgtgtgtatatatatatatatacatacagtggaacctcagattgcgagtaacgcggttaacaagcgtttttcaatatgagcactgtattttaaaaaatcctgactcggtttgcgagtgttgtctcgcaacacgagcaggattcaagccacagcttgtggcctgaggtgggggggcgctggagccgagCGGAAGTGGCGATCGGCGCCATTCAGAAATGCACATAAAGACTTGGAAATAGTCCGTTCTCGGGGCCTTCCTGTGTATTTCGggctctccagcacccccccacctctggccacatgcggtattgcatgccattgaggtcaatgcggaacaaattattttagtttccattgacttcaatggggaaactcgctttgatatgcgagtactttggattacgaacattctcctggaacagattatgctcgtaatccgaggttccactgtataggtaAGAAGGACCCCTTTTCAATGATGTTGAGTGGATATGGGCTCACTTACAtttgtggttaaagtggagttccacccataaatataacattacatcagtagttttttttttttttttttttttttttttttttttttttttttttttaaagtgtattttgtgcgtgtactcgagagaggagccggactgcaggagttgggagtaggcaggcctcccccagaggaaatctgccacctttctccatgccccgggtggcaatggcgggtgtgtgagggggtcctcccacacagcccgccctacctgctccgctttgaagcccaacggggcagagggactccctataagggagtgagaggattagcccgctcaaccagccccgttagtccttcgcctctctttttagagaccgcgtggtcaaagtgcgtgcatgttaacccaattttaagtgcgtgtaagtgtggtgtttttttgtgggaggggggtgggcgtactaagcgcaggcttacctcgcatagcacacccaccgggagccgggctgagaccaccaaactcaattcacatgtagctgagaccgggatccgaacccctagctgcagaggtgaatggcttgtcagcgcagtgccaatcgcgttgagccaccgcagctcccacatcagtagttttaaaaaaatgtcattagtcctttaagaatttttttttttttttttagatgccttcaaagtgttgttgctaggcagaatagttaatcttcccacttcctgcacctaggtgcttaatgcttcctaacctacaccgcacagactcctgggaatgtagtgggtgtaactttccaggagtctgtgcactccccagtctcgaagaatcatgtgacttggacagtacaggtgctgaaacctgatctgaaaggctgaaatccaggaagtcatacagtctggcttcatgatgcccacacttaagatggccccagtcaatttctattttataaagtgtctaaatgctgtaacaacctaacaaaacggaccttagtttacagactaactttactagaatacattaagcttgtgtattacaggggtatttatatataaaaagtgaaattgtggccggaactccgctttaatgtagaaGGACTACAATGGTGATGAAGAGAAGGACCATTTTACATTGGCAGTGAAATGAGAGGGTGCCAATGGCAAAACAAGAAGGCCCCACCCACGGTTACACTGGTGGTTAGAGCAGAAAAGCTCCCCCATTCATATGTGGTGAGAGCAGACGGGCCCCTCTGATGTCTGTGCTCAGTGTAGGAGGAGCAGAAGGGTTCCCTTACATAGGTGGTCATGAGTTCTATGCCAATGACTTTGCTTAGTAAAGTTGATATCGGAACTATGAAAGCCCCATCATGTGGGAGATCAACCCagcacagctcaaggaacccataGCAAGGGGAACCAGTGGGATTTGACAGTACAAATGAAAAGAACTCACCACTCCAGGTGTAACTGATTCGCCCACTGGACCACACACCTGAGTGCTAGCCCCAGCTTGCCTCGGTGGTAAATTGTCAAAATAAGAAAAGACTGCTCCTCATGTGGGCTCCAAGTGGTCAAGGTAGACGCATTTCACTGATTAATGATTAAGCACATTTCTgttgtgtgaaacgcatctaccTTGACCACTGCTGGTGTCATTTTTGATATTTTCATATTCAAATAAACTTTACTTGGAGCCATAAGCATGCGCAccgggtgtgccaggtgtgcccaggcacaccctcaTCACCCAGTGCTGTGCAGATTCCCACTGCTGCTTTcctgcagagaaagagactggggaatctctgtcctcagttcctttcgtctcacaaaagtgagacatcaggggtctgtttagacccctgatatttcaccaaagccccccaatggggctccttaACCACATGCTTACTGggtacttaaacccccctcctgcccagaccaattttcagctttcagcgctggtgcactttgaatgataatagcgcggtcatacaacgctgtacacaaattacattttttccccacaaatagagctttcttttggtggtatttgatcacctctgcggtttttattttttattaaaaaaaatgtaaaagaccgatttaaaaaacaaaattatatttttttatattttgttataaaattttgcaaacaggtaatttttctccttcattgattttcgctgatgaggctgcactgatgggctgcactgatgggcactaatgtgcaccgataaggcggcactggtgggcactgatgggtggcactggtgggcactgagaggtgacactgagaggtggcactgatgggtggcactgaagggcattgataggtggcactggtgagcactgagaagtggcactaataggtggcattgataggtggcagtgatgggcactgatgggtggcaataatgggcactgatcgccactggtaggttacactgataggaagCATTACTagcaggcactgatgaggcactggttggcaccactggtgggcattgataggtggcacttgtgggcattgataggtggcactgagggcaCTGGCACAAGTGGCAGGAGGCAttggcaggtgggcacagatgaggcagaattgcctcttcgAGAGCAATGACCCTTGTAcacaagccggtgatcggctttttttttctcctcacgctgtcatcGTGAGGACGAAAGAAAAAACGAttaccgatcctttgtttacatcatgtgatcagctgtcattggctgacagctgatcacatggtaagggcccgggaccggccccttacacggatctgtgatcacctgagtctcagtgactcagtgatcacagctgGGCGTGCAAAGgcgaggacgtctattgacgtcctcccggattttcaggtccgcgctctagtgattacattttttttttaaaataataatatatatattttttttaaataataaaaaaattcaattgtaaaaataataaactactgacaccgtccactgctctactgacactgtctattGTCCTACTGCTATAGATataatgtatgtgtatgtatatatatatatatatatatatatatatatacatgctagtgtgctttggggtgcacaccctaatgcaataggctgcgcacacctatgcttggAGCCCACATGAAGTGCAGCCGTTGCCTATTTTGGGGATTTGACAGTACCCTGGATAAAAAAGGGTGGTCTAAGAAGAAATCTTTGAAAGCCAAATAGGATCAAGGTGAtcggaagcattttttttaaacacactatGCTAATGCTTTAAGCGGTggatcataaattaaaaaaatacaccgATGCACAAAACTCACTTTTAGTCAGTCCCCTAATGTGTGGAGAAGCCCCAAAGCAAAGTTCCCATCTATGATCACTGTTAGCGatgtccagggccgccatcaggggggtacaggcattacacctgtaaggggccggctgccccccctttttttttgcattacacctgtaaggggcccgatggtccccaggcccccttacaggcccagctggccccactcacgttttttttgcattacacctgtaaggggcccgatggtacgcagccccccccttttttttgcattacacctgtaaggggcctgatgatCCCCAGGCCCCCTtaaaggcccggctggccccctccctttttttgcattacacctttaaggggcccgatggtccccaggcccccttacaggcccagctggcccccctcacgtttttttttttgcattacacctgtaaggggcccgatggtacCCAGccccgcagccccccccccacaccgctTATTATCTtgtgtcaggagagaagagattacactttttttgtctgcacctcccccccccccccggttctctgctccagaggggccctgcctaaagctgtgtaaggggccccaaaatgtgtgatggctgccctggcgaTGTCCTTTGGTGCCATCGCAATGACTTACAAATAAGCATCACATGCTCATAGCACTGGCTGTATCCATGTAACATGAAGTTGCACTTGCCTGTGTATCTAGATCTAGGTTCGCACTTATCACCTGTGTCCGTGAGCATGTTATAAAAGTGTGTACTTACTTTGTCACTTACTTGCATGAATAGGGGGAACAAATCCCCTACATTTTTCATCATTTATAACTGTACTAAGAAACAGAGCACTGAGAACTGGAATGTATTGTGAAATGATGGAAGAGTGTAAGATACACCAGGAATCCAAAGGGCAGAATAAAATTGTTTTCTATTACTGTGTGTGTTTGATGCTTTTTAGATCATTAACGGCGTGTGTTTATGCAAATAAGGGAAATTTCATTTAGACGCATCTTCTGGGGAAGTTATTTCTGACTCAAGCAGTTAATTAAAACTGCTAATGAACACTCACATCACTGATTAGCAAAAATCATAGGACAGAGTAGCAAATACTGCATGTCAGCGACACCAATTTCCATCATTTTCTGCAGGTGCTGAGATAATAAGGGTTGTCAGAACAGCTTAATTATACAGCTccagcttcaatttttttctttctgcacaTGGACCATATAAAGCTGTTAAGGAAATACACCAGCTTTGTAAAAatggatatacagtaaaaccttggattgcgagcataatttgttccagaaacatgcttgtaatccaaagcacttgtatatcaaagcaaatcttCCCATAAGaattaatggaaactcagatgattcattccTCAACCATTTATTCAGAagttcttcagtttatagtccataaaaaaagattatagcaatgtgaccagattgtgtaaccataaaatgtccattcacaaatggaagcctccacaaggggattagaagcaaattccggcaggagctacagagtataaaagagaagagaggcgcttctaatgccgcatacacacaatcatttttcagcatgaaaaaaaaacgttgtttttaaaaaatgtaattttaaatgattaatataaaagtaaactgcgccaagtaggaaaccagatatcaggctggtaaaaagcaatgataatagataatatgaataaaagcacattcagtccaataaaaagttcgtagcagcaccaccatgtgtcagcaaaacttcagtgtgaacacaccaccgccaaactgaaagccgcttaccagaaccacccaaacattaggcatgtagacagattctattcaatgagctccacatcagattagcatcagactggggagggatccagggagcagatctcaaattgcaccacatcgaTGATTGAACATAACCtcagtatataaataaaaacggaccatagcgtgatatcgtacaaaatatttaataaaaatgcataagacatgtacttacaaacatctcatgattaaAAGCGTGTATGTAGGCCGGCCGgaaataggagcccttcctcctttagatggaacgcggtgacgtcagtgtgcgccttcccagacgacgtttcgtcattaacagacgttctcaatggggattttttttctccctataatttaaaattattgtgtgtgggcttcacatcatttttaaggttctgaaaaacgacaacatttttttttgaacatgctgcattttttaacgttgttttaaactatgtagtttttcgggttgtaaaaaatgatcgtgtgtgggctaaaaggacgtaaaaaacctgcgcatgctcagaagcaagttataagacgggagcactcgttcaggtaaaactaccattcataatggagtaagcacattcatcacgctgtaacagacagaaaagcgcaaatcgtcttttactaacactgaatcagctaaagcagcccaaaggcgaatggaacttcccctttatagtgccgttgtacgtgttgtacgtcaccgcgctttgctagatcattttttaaaaacgtgtgtgtaggcaacataggggcagatccacagagtacgccggcatatctactgatacgccggcgtactttcaaattacctgcgtcgtatctttggtttgaatcctcaaaacaagatacgacaggcatctgggttcgatccgacaggtatacgtccttgtacacctttcggatctaagatgcaatacttcggcgtccgctgggtggcgttcacgtcgttttccgagtcgggtatgcaaattagctatttccgacgatccacgaacatacgcgcggccgtcgcattctcttacgtcgtccctAGTcagctttttacggcgtatagttaaagctggtattttgcggcgtatagttagacttgtctgtccctcatttggaataatgtccctctgtccctcattcctcctcatgtgtccctcattttggtctgatctacatagttgtatataaaatgaacattttatctatcaaaaagtgtttcccagtgctaaacttttcatccagtgTCTTAATTTCTCCACCtgcaaattccaaaagccaatataaaggaatataagtgttaaaaaaaacacatgtgggTTTAAGCAATCAAttgttttgtacaattctcctttaagggggcgtgtcctatgcctacttaCTTTTTcttataggtgtccctcattcccacctcaaaaagttgggaggtatgggacactaataagaggtaatgagggggggggggggtgccaaactggccaaaacaatcaatttcagtgagggttgaataattttgaatacaactgtaaatcctgtataataataataactttctGTTCTGTCTTACATTAATCAAAAAGACAGGTAGTGGGGAGAAATTTCCCAAATGGAGACCTAGATATAAAAGCAGACGGACCCTTCCAAATTCTATCCAGGTTTAGCGGGTGCTggacttaaagtagaacttcacATTTGTCCAGCTTGGCACGGTGTGATTATCCATATCTTGTTGTTAGCATTCTgcattgtaaaaaatgtaaaaataaaaaaaaagttctctttcTTCCCTTGGATCACTGGTTGGTCAGGCATGGTCAGGGGTCACTGTGTTCAGAGACTGGTAAAAGTTAACCAGGATCCCCCTGTCATGTGACCCATAGAGTACTAAAGTCCAAATTGTGCCCCAAACAGCTCTTACTATGAGCAGATCCCGGCTGCAGCGTATTGAGCAGCACCTGCAGGGTACACAGGTAATTATTGTTATTGCAGTTTATAACTGGCAGCTTGTTGTGTGTTATTCTTCCTggaaatggctgtgtgttgtacACCCCTCCCAGCCTCCCACCCAGCATGGGAGTATTCCAGCAACGCACTGTCATCTACAGGCAGGAAATGTCTCCTTTGCACTGAGAGCTGGAGGGACGCTCTGCTGCTGAGAGCTCAGCCAGGTAACCCTGATTACTGATCTAAAGAAAGGGTATTGAAGGATTAGGAAAGCAAGATATGTAGGACAGCTCAGTACAGGGACATACAGGACAGCTCGGTATGGGGACGTACAGAACAGCTCAGTACAGGGACGTACAGGACAGCTCGGTACGGGGATGTACAGAACAGCTCGGTACGGGGATGCATAGGACAGCTTGTTAGGGGGacgtgcaggacaggtcagtacaGGGACCTACAGGACAGGTCAGTACAGGGACCTACAGGACAGGTCAGTACAGGGACATACAggacagcacagtacagggacatACAggacagcacagtacagggacatACAGGACAGCTCAGTACAGGGACATACAggacagcacagtacagggacatACAGGACAGCTCAGTACAGGGACCTACAGGACAGGTCAGTACAGGGACATACAggacagcacagtacagggacatACAggacagcacagtacagggacatACAGGACAGCTCAGTACAGGGACATACAGGACAGCTCAGTACAGGGACATACAggacagcacagtacagggaccTACAGGACAGCTCAGTACAGGGACCTACAGGACAGGTCAGTACAGGGACATACAGGACAGCTCAGTACAGGGACCTACAGGACAGGTCAGTACAGGGACATACAGGACAGTTCAGTACAGGGACCTACAGGACAGGTCAGTACAGGGACCTACAGGACAGCTCAGTACAGGGACATACAggacagcacagtacagggacatACAggacagcacagtacagggacatACAggacagcacagtacagggacatACAGGACAGCTCAGTACAGGGACATACAGGACAGCTCAGTACAGGGACATACAGGACAGCTCAGTACAGGGACATACAGGACAGTTCAGTACAGGGATGTATAGGACAGCTCGCTACGGGGACGTATAAGACAGCTTAGTATGGGGACATAGAGGACAACTCGGTAGAGGGACGTATAGGACAGCTTAGTATGGGGACATATAGGACAGCTCGGTACGGGGACATACAGGACAGTTCGGTACAGGGACGCATAGGACAGCCCGGTGCGGGGACGTACAGGACTGCTCGGTGTGGGGACATATAGGACAGCTCAGTACTGGGACCTATAGAACAGTTTAGTATGGGGATGTATAGGACAGCTTGGTACAGGGACCTACAGGACAGCTCAGTACAGGGACATATAGGACAACTCAGTACGGGGAAGTATAGCACAGCTCAGTACAGGGACATATAGGACAGCTTGGTACAGGGACATATAGGACAGCTTGGTACGAGGACATATAGGACAGCTTAGTATGGGGACATACAGGACAGCTCAGTACGGGGAAGTATAGCACAGCTCAGTACATGGACATATAGGACAGCTCGGTATGGGGACATACAGGACAGCTCGGTACAGGGGGTGTACAGGACAACTTGGTACAGGGACATACAGGACAGCTTAGTATGAGGACATACAGGACAGCTTAGTATGAGGACATACAGGACAGCTCGGTATGGGGATATATAGGACAGCTCAGTACAGGGACAAACAGGACAGCTCGGTATGGGGACTTACAAGTCAGCTTAGTATGGGGATGTATATGTCAGCTCAGTACAGGGATGTATAGGACAGCTCGGTACGGGGGACATACAGGACAGCTCAGTACGGGTATTTATAGGACAGCTCAGTATAGGGACATACAGGACAGCTCAATATGGATTCTAATGGGGATGGCAGTTGATAAAGCATGAGAGCACTGTGGGGATGATATGCTGGTTGTCTATTAAAAAGTTATAATTCTGGACACAGAAATGCTACAACTTATAGAAGTCAGGAGCCTCTTTTGATTTAAATTTTGACTCTAAGCCTAGTACACTCGGGCCgaatggctggcttctgttggagCGGCAGCAGTACATACGGGCCCATTGAGTTGaacgtaaaaataaataaactattaGTGTGTTCTAGACTAAACGGAAGGGGTAAGCTGGCTGTATGTACTGCCATAGACACCCTTTTGATGTGTTTACAGCAAAGTTAGATGAACAAATTGATGGCCTctaattattagcaggggttccgTGAGACCAGAAAGTTTTAAGGGTTTCCTCCAAGTTAAAAAGGTGGAGAAAGGCTGGTTTAGACTTTTAAAAAGACTACTGAATCTAATTGCTATACTCCTTTAACAAATCATATGGTCTTCTCACCTACAGGAAATGTCGGGGTGCACTCCGAGTCTGCTGACCACACATGTCCTGAACATCGCACAGGGGACCCCAGCTAAAGGCCTGACAATAACCTTGTCCAAGTTCAATGCCAGAGAAGCAAAATGGGAACAAGTCAGCAGAAGGTGAGCATGCTTAGCAGAAGGTGAGCATGCTTAGCAGAAGGTGAGCGTGCTTAGCAGAAGGTGAGCGCGCTAAGCAGAAAGTGAGCGTGCGGGGCAGGAGGTGAGCGTGCTGGGAAGAAGGTGAGCGTGCGGGGCAGAAGGTGAGCATGCAGGGCAGAAGGTGAGCGTGCTTAGCAGAAGGTGAGCGTGCTGGGCAGAAGGTGAGCGTGCGAGGCAGAAGGTGAGCGTGCAGGGCAGAAGGTGAGCATGCGGAGCAGAAGGTGAGCGTGCCCGGCAGAAGGTGAGCGTGCGGGCAGAAGGTGAGCGTGCTGGGCAGAAGTTGAGCGTGCTGGGCAGAAGGTGCGCATGCTGGGCAGAAGGTGAGAATCCTGAGTAAAAGGTGAGCGTGCTGAGCAGAAGGCGAGTGCGCTGAGCAGAAGGTGAGTGCTCTGAGAAGAAGGTAAGTGCTCTGAGCAGAAGGTGAGTGTACTGAGCAGAAAGTGAGCGCACTAAGCAGAAAATAATGCGCTGAGCAGAAGGTAAGTGAGCTGAGCAGAAGGTAAGTGAGCTGAGCAGAAGGTGAGCGTACTGAGCAGAAAATAATGCGCTGAGCAGAAGGTAAGTGAGCTGAGCAGAAGGTAAGTgtgctgggcaggaagtgagtgtaCTGAGCAGAAGGGTGAGTGTACTGAGCAGGTAATTGTACTGACCAGAATGTGAATGCACCAAGCAGAATGTGAGCGTGCTGGGAAGGTGAGCATGCTGGGAAGGTGAGCATGCTGAGCAGAAGGTGAATGCATGAAGCAGAAGGTGAGTGTACTTAGTAGAAGGTGAGTGCACTGAGTAGAAGGTGAGTGCGCTTAGTAGAAGGTGAGTGCGCTGAGTAGAAGGTGAGTGCGCTGAGTAGAAGGTGAGTGCGCTGAGTAGAAGGTGAGTGCGCGGAGTAGAAGGTGAGTGCGCGGAGTAGAAGGTGAGTGCGCGGAGTAGAAGGTGAGTGCGCGGAGTAGAAGGTGAGTGCGCGGAGTAGAAGGTGAGTGCGCGGAGTAGAAGGTGAGTGCGCTGGACCTAGGTATATTCAGTACAATGAATCAGAATTCAGCTTTCACTGATTTGGCTTTAAACATGTTGCCTAGTGTCACTGACCAGGACGGCCGCTG contains:
- the LOC120917174 gene encoding 5-hydroxyisourate hydrolase-like isoform X1 — translated: MSRSRLQRIEQHLQGTQEMSGCTPSLLTTHVLNIAQGTPAKGLTITLSKFNAREAKWEQVSRSVTDQDGRCPGLQRGEPLTAGTFQLRFDTGEYWKQLKLEAFHPYAEVVFIINDPKEKYHVPLLITPHAYSTYRGS